One window from the genome of Dermacentor variabilis isolate Ectoservices unplaced genomic scaffold, ASM5094787v1 scaffold_13, whole genome shotgun sequence encodes:
- the LOC142566659 gene encoding uncharacterized protein LOC142566659: MSKKKEEQRALSRGKSKKVQRAQIAEQSAKQSKRNKEKSMSEEHRVKQRKQRSSADLSTKQNKAEKSTKLSKEHRGKSNVE; encoded by the exons ATgtcaaagaagaaagaagagcaaaGAGCGCTGAGCAGAGGGAAGAGCAAGAAAGTGCAAAGAGCACAGATTGCAGAGCAAAGTGCAAAGCAGAGCAAG CGGAACAAAGAGAAAAGCATGAGCGAAGAGCACAGAGTAAAGCAGAGGAAACAGCGCTCGAGTGCAGATCTAAGTACAAAGCAGAACAAAGCAGAGAAAAGTACAAAGCTAAGCAAAGAGCACAGAGGAAAGAGCAATGTGGAGTGA